A window of Candidatus Pantoea bituminis contains these coding sequences:
- a CDS encoding metalloregulator ArsR/SmtB family transcription factor, producing MPSLLPLQLFKNLSDETRLSLVLLLREKGELCVCELSSTLNESQPKISRHLALLRESGLLIDRRDGKWIHYRLSPHMPAWAAAVIEQAYLCQRDDILKLSQQAERDNATTNGKVVCM from the coding sequence ATGCCGTCACTTCTGCCCCTGCAACTTTTTAAAAATCTTTCTGACGAAACCCGGCTCAGCCTGGTGCTGCTGTTGCGCGAAAAAGGGGAGCTCTGCGTCTGCGAGCTTTCATCCACGCTGAATGAATCACAACCAAAAATCTCCCGTCACCTTGCACTTCTCAGGGAGAGTGGGCTGCTGATCGACAGGCGAGACGGCAAGTGGATCCATTACCGGTTATCGCCACACATGCCAGCCTGGGCAGCAGCAGTGATTGAACAGGCTTACCTGTGCCAGCGGGATGACATCCTTAAGCTCAGCCAGCAGGCTGAACGCGATAACGCAACCACCAACGGCAAGGTTGTCTGCATGTAA
- a CDS encoding DUF2726 domain-containing protein, protein MLGSDDKQAYLAINSKRADFVIIDWSGQPIAVVEYHGSGHFKDDAIVRDAVKREACSNAGIAFIELSASYTDADIKTISDHLHVKAA, encoded by the coding sequence ATTCTTGGCTCGGATGACAAGCAGGCTTACCTGGCGATTAACAGCAAGCGGGCAGACTTCGTGATCATTGACTGGTCAGGGCAGCCGATAGCCGTTGTTGAGTATCATGGCAGTGGCCACTTTAAGGACGATGCCATCGTACGTGACGCGGTCAAGCGTGAGGCATGTAGCAATGCAGGAATAGCCTTTATAGAACTATCTGCCAGTTATACAGACGCTGATATTAAAACCATCAGTGACCATTTGCATGTAAAAGCCGCCTGA
- a CDS encoding MerR family transcriptional regulator — MTLFTSATVVCRMTKILPATLKCWQFASLITPPSQQGYSESQVAQIRVICALSSSGDTLSEIRTLLNDSWQYRHSGWECRRQEFIFQLVSGTDETRARYLWQLYTSYRPEDVVTYLLIPVADWLRREEKNILRVRCVKCLSDHTQRLLKTRQHAENIKPLLKIIKLIKRDKSFTFCHQPSVNRNAFASVNAYRNISLNH; from the coding sequence ATGACTTTGTTTACTTCAGCCACTGTCGTTTGCCGTATGACCAAAATCCTGCCTGCTACTCTCAAATGCTGGCAGTTCGCATCACTGATTACTCCGCCTTCCCAGCAAGGGTACAGCGAATCACAGGTTGCCCAGATCAGGGTCATCTGCGCCCTGTCTTCATCAGGCGATACGCTCAGCGAAATCCGTACTCTGTTAAACGATTCCTGGCAGTACAGACACAGCGGCTGGGAATGTCGCAGACAGGAGTTTATTTTTCAGCTGGTCTCAGGAACCGATGAGACGCGCGCCCGCTATCTCTGGCAGCTTTACACCAGCTACCGTCCTGAAGATGTTGTCACGTATTTGCTAATACCGGTGGCCGACTGGCTGCGCCGGGAAGAGAAAAATATTTTACGGGTACGCTGTGTAAAATGTCTCTCCGACCATACGCAACGGTTGCTGAAAACCCGGCAACACGCAGAGAACATCAAACCGTTACTGAAAATAATAAAACTGATAAAGCGTGATAAGTCATTTACCTTCTGTCATCAGCCATCTGTTAATCGCAACGCTTTTGCCTCGGTTAACGCGTACCGGAATATCAGCCTGAATCACTAA
- a CDS encoding ParA family protein: protein MNNASNPYAGKVVAVAIKKGGTGKSLISLNIAPELKPDTFYDTDPTPAVTTFNGFRDENIRWNVVRLTDDMENVVDRFIADVLEAKEKGQTVLVDCGGFDSSITRAAVALADLIISPLKDDPSDILGLHEFSKVLDEISAELGEKKIAHVVMNKVPPNRRNYRDIDNYIAQFDNLVRMETAIPMDKAAPQQFGQGMGVVEHMTTRYSNVGNAMRSLFLDMRNAIEKV from the coding sequence ATGAATAACGCATCAAATCCATACGCGGGAAAAGTTGTAGCAGTTGCAATTAAAAAAGGCGGGACCGGAAAGTCGCTAATCAGCCTGAACATCGCGCCTGAACTTAAGCCTGATACTTTCTACGACACTGACCCTACCCCGGCCGTGACAACTTTTAATGGCTTCCGTGATGAAAATATTCGGTGGAATGTCGTGCGCCTGACTGATGATATGGAAAATGTCGTTGACCGTTTCATCGCCGATGTACTGGAGGCTAAAGAGAAGGGACAGACCGTACTGGTAGACTGCGGTGGCTTTGACTCCTCTATCACCCGTGCTGCAGTTGCGCTTGCTGACCTCATCATTTCCCCGCTGAAGGATGATCCGTCCGATATTCTCGGCCTTCACGAATTCAGTAAGGTGCTGGATGAAATTTCAGCAGAGTTGGGTGAGAAGAAAATTGCTCATGTAGTGATGAATAAGGTCCCGCCAAACCGACGCAATTACAGAGACATCGATAACTACATTGCCCAGTTCGATAATCTGGTCCGGATGGAGACGGCTATTCCGATGGATAAAGCTGCACCGCAGCAGTTTGGTCAGGGTATGGGGGTTGTTGAGCATATGACAACACGCTACAGCAATGTAGGTAACGCTATGCGCTCGCTCTTTTTAGATATGCGTAATGCAATAGAAAAGGTATGA
- a CDS encoding arsenic resistance protein, giving the protein MRDRLEHSQIAIYFVAVAAGCFSAMLLPGTDRLESAINPALALMLYVTFLQVPVAELGGAFTRVRFILPLLLTNFLLVPILVAVLVSFLPQNPVLILGVLLVLLTPCIDYVVTFSQLGRADARLLLASTPVLLMVQILLLPVYLHLFLGENASELVQPAPFIHAFIWLIAVPLILAALTQFMARKIHLAQKASECIGLLPVPATATVLFIVVAAMLPQLGEAWSVAVQAVPVYLAFAALAPLCGWSMAKVFHLEPAAGRAIAFSGATRNSLVILPLALAVPGAVPVLPAVIVAQTMVELISELVYVRLIPRLGRNNV; this is encoded by the coding sequence ATCAGGGACCGGCTTGAGCATAGTCAAATTGCCATTTATTTCGTTGCAGTGGCAGCCGGATGTTTTTCAGCAATGCTTTTGCCGGGGACTGACCGCCTGGAAAGTGCCATCAATCCCGCACTGGCTCTGATGCTTTATGTCACCTTTCTGCAAGTGCCCGTGGCCGAACTTGGCGGTGCGTTCACGAGAGTACGTTTTATTCTGCCTCTCCTGCTGACTAATTTCCTTTTAGTGCCGATTCTGGTCGCAGTACTGGTCAGTTTTCTTCCGCAAAACCCGGTGCTTATCCTCGGAGTGCTTCTGGTCCTGCTGACTCCCTGCATAGATTACGTGGTGACATTTTCGCAACTTGGTCGTGCTGATGCCCGTCTTTTACTGGCCTCCACGCCGGTATTACTTATGGTGCAGATTCTGTTGCTTCCGGTATACCTGCATTTATTTCTTGGCGAAAATGCCTCTGAACTGGTGCAGCCCGCACCCTTTATTCATGCATTCATCTGGCTTATCGCTGTCCCCCTGATCCTTGCTGCACTAACCCAGTTTATGGCCCGCAAAATTCATTTAGCGCAAAAGGCTTCCGAATGTATTGGTCTGCTGCCCGTTCCGGCAACTGCGACAGTTCTTTTCATTGTTGTGGCCGCCATGCTGCCGCAGCTGGGTGAAGCCTGGTCTGTTGCTGTTCAGGCAGTGCCTGTCTATCTGGCTTTTGCTGCGTTAGCACCTTTGTGCGGATGGAGCATGGCTAAGGTTTTTCATCTGGAGCCCGCGGCAGGAAGAGCTATTGCCTTCAGTGGCGCTACCCGAAACTCTCTGGTCATATTACCGCTGGCGCTGGCAGTTCCGGGCGCGGTGCCCGTCCTGCCGGCTGTTATCGTGGCTCAGACCATGGTTGAGCTAATCAGCGAGCTGGTTTACGTGCGTCTCATCCCCAGACTGGGGCGCAATAACGTGTGA
- a CDS encoding glycogen/starch/alpha-glucan phosphorylase has protein sequence MNNKIPVPAVTRSEKPASDEASINAFQHDVVRNLICRQARYPDIATTQDWYMALAWTVRDRMLARWMASVQNYALHHVKVACYFSAEFLIGPQLGCNLISLDLENEAREAMQTLGQDLDVLLEIEEEPGLGNGGLGRLAACYLDSLATVRIPAIGYGIRYEFGIFDQEIVDGWQVERTDKWLKMGTPWEICRPEISFYVCFGGSTQMLTDEQGRLRVRWIPARQVKGVAYDMPVQGYRVNTCNVLRLWKSEAVESFDFEDFNAGDYYQAVEEKVVSETLSKVLYPNDEPDSGKRLRLAQQYFFVSCSLQDMLRLMDASNLPVGRFADRFAAQLNDTHPSIAVAELMRLLIDERLLSWEEAWSITQRTFAYTNHTLLPEALETWSLPLMQNMLPRLLEIIYEINKRFLDDVRRAFPGDEARVARMSIIDEYGDKKVRMAHLAIAGSHHVNGVAALHSALLRETVLHDFADMYPERFLNVTNGVTPRRFMMLSNPGLARLLDDTLGTAWRGDLTHLNALAAHADDDAFQETWRAIRRDSKTTLAARIHKMVGISIPPDMLFDVQVKRIHEYKRQHLNALHIISLYRRLRADPSLDIAPRCFIFGGKAAPGYHMAKLIIRLISGIAEVVNNDPVIDNRIKVIFYPDFNVKNGHYIYPAADLSEQISTAGKEASGTGNMKFMMNGALTIGTLDGANVELREQAGADNFFLFGMTAQQVEGLKHEGYRPAQYVESSEDLRDALDQIAQGCFSRGDKEVFRGLLDNLLNSDPFFVLADFADYMACQEQVDQAWHNEKRWTRMSVMNTARSGMFSSDRAIQEYCKHIWQTDPVNIDPVEF, from the coding sequence ATGAATAATAAAATCCCTGTACCTGCCGTCACCCGTTCCGAAAAACCGGCATCAGATGAGGCAAGCATCAATGCGTTTCAGCATGATGTTGTCAGAAACCTTATCTGCCGACAGGCCCGCTATCCTGATATTGCCACAACCCAAGACTGGTATATGGCTCTCGCCTGGACAGTCCGGGACCGCATGCTTGCACGCTGGATGGCCTCGGTCCAAAACTATGCGCTCCATCATGTCAAAGTGGCCTGTTACTTCTCAGCGGAGTTTCTTATCGGCCCACAACTCGGTTGTAATTTAATAAGCCTGGATCTTGAAAATGAGGCGCGTGAGGCCATGCAGACGCTCGGCCAGGATCTTGATGTGCTGCTTGAAATTGAGGAAGAACCGGGCCTCGGTAATGGCGGACTGGGAAGGTTAGCAGCATGCTATCTCGACTCATTAGCGACAGTGCGAATCCCGGCGATAGGCTATGGAATCCGCTACGAGTTCGGCATTTTCGATCAGGAGATCGTTGACGGCTGGCAGGTAGAACGCACTGATAAATGGTTGAAAATGGGCACCCCATGGGAAATTTGCCGGCCTGAAATCAGCTTCTATGTCTGCTTCGGCGGTTCCACGCAGATGCTGACCGATGAGCAGGGTAGGCTGCGCGTGCGCTGGATACCGGCAAGACAGGTAAAAGGCGTTGCGTACGATATGCCTGTTCAGGGTTATCGCGTAAATACCTGCAACGTGTTGCGGCTCTGGAAGAGTGAAGCGGTGGAATCCTTCGATTTTGAGGACTTCAACGCGGGCGACTATTATCAGGCGGTAGAAGAAAAAGTCGTTTCTGAGACCCTTTCAAAAGTGCTCTATCCAAATGACGAACCGGACAGTGGTAAACGCCTGCGCCTCGCTCAGCAATACTTCTTCGTCTCATGCTCCTTGCAGGACATGCTACGCCTGATGGATGCCAGCAATTTACCGGTTGGGCGTTTTGCGGATCGTTTCGCTGCCCAGCTTAACGACACGCATCCCTCAATCGCGGTGGCTGAACTTATGCGGCTTCTTATTGACGAGCGTTTGCTGTCGTGGGAGGAAGCCTGGTCCATCACACAGCGCACGTTCGCTTATACCAATCATACGCTGTTGCCTGAAGCGCTGGAGACGTGGAGCCTGCCCCTGATGCAGAACATGCTGCCACGGCTGCTGGAGATTATTTACGAAATCAATAAACGCTTTCTGGACGATGTTCGCCGCGCGTTTCCCGGTGACGAGGCTCGCGTGGCGCGCATGTCAATAATCGACGAGTACGGCGATAAAAAGGTCCGTATGGCCCATCTTGCAATCGCTGGCAGCCATCACGTGAACGGCGTAGCGGCGCTCCATTCTGCGTTGCTCAGAGAGACCGTACTGCATGATTTCGCTGATATGTATCCTGAGCGTTTTCTGAACGTGACAAATGGGGTTACGCCGCGCCGCTTTATGATGCTGAGCAATCCGGGCCTTGCACGCCTGCTTGATGACACGCTTGGGACAGCCTGGAGAGGCGATTTGACCCACCTTAATGCTTTGGCCGCGCATGCCGACGATGATGCCTTTCAGGAAACCTGGCGTGCGATCCGGCGTGATAGCAAGACGACTCTGGCGGCGCGCATTCATAAAATGGTGGGGATAAGTATTCCGCCAGACATGTTGTTTGATGTCCAGGTAAAACGTATCCACGAATATAAGCGCCAGCATCTCAACGCCCTGCACATCATCAGCTTATATCGACGCTTGCGTGCCGATCCGTCACTAGATATTGCGCCGCGCTGCTTTATCTTTGGCGGCAAGGCCGCGCCGGGATACCACATGGCGAAGCTGATTATTCGTCTGATTTCGGGTATCGCGGAAGTGGTTAATAACGACCCGGTCATCGATAACCGCATTAAGGTCATTTTCTATCCTGACTTCAATGTCAAAAACGGCCACTACATCTATCCGGCGGCGGATCTGTCCGAGCAGATCTCCACGGCAGGCAAAGAGGCGTCTGGCACGGGCAACATGAAATTCATGATGAACGGCGCGCTGACTATTGGCACGCTCGATGGTGCTAATGTTGAGCTCCGTGAGCAGGCGGGCGCAGATAATTTCTTTCTGTTTGGCATGACCGCGCAGCAGGTGGAAGGGCTTAAACATGAGGGATATCGTCCTGCGCAGTATGTGGAGTCCAGTGAGGATTTACGCGACGCGCTCGATCAGATTGCTCAAGGCTGCTTCTCCCGTGGCGACAAAGAAGTGTTTCGCGGTCTGCTCGACAATCTGCTTAATTCCGACCCGTTTTTCGTACTCGCCGATTTTGCCGACTATATGGCATGCCAGGAGCAGGTGGATCAGGCCTGGCATAATGAAAAGCGCTGGACGCGAATGTCTGTTATGAATACCGCCCGGTCAGGTATGTTCTCGTCGGACCGTGCAATCCAGGAATACTGTAAGCATATCTGGCAAACGGACCCCGTAAATATTGATCCAGTTGAGTTCTGA
- a CDS encoding ArsR/SmtB family transcription factor yields the protein MEQTRALIAFSALAHESRLRIVRMLVVAGAGGMSAGDIAAALDASSPPECLFT from the coding sequence ATGGAGCAAACCAGAGCACTTATTGCGTTCTCAGCACTGGCACATGAATCACGACTCAGAATAGTCAGAATGCTTGTTGTAGCGGGCGCAGGTGGCATGTCCGCAGGTGACATTGCTGCCGCTCTCGACGCTTCATCCCCTCCAGAGTGTCTTTTCACCTGA
- a CDS encoding DUF3313 domain-containing protein, translating to MLFKAGRNFAFFTLAGCSSKVAETEQYSGFMSDYSDLQTVETSSGHQVLRWVSPDFRLSNYKDIYLSPVVYFPSPVPDSRVSAATLEQIRLYTEQRLKSAVSSHKQLSSRPHEGGLMLRTAITAVSAENKDIQFYEVLPVTAVIAGTMTVTGKRSQNTFLFIEAVLTDVSTNKPVIKVVRKAYGSKVSNSESQITQNDIKSAIDIMVADIVDFPGK from the coding sequence ATTTTATTTAAAGCTGGGCGTAATTTTGCTTTTTTTACGCTTGCTGGCTGTTCTTCCAAAGTCGCAGAAACTGAGCAGTATTCAGGTTTTATGAGTGATTACTCTGACTTACAAACTGTAGAAACTTCATCTGGACATCAAGTACTTCGGTGGGTATCTCCCGACTTTCGCCTGAGCAATTATAAAGATATTTATTTATCACCCGTCGTGTATTTTCCTTCTCCTGTACCTGACAGCCGGGTTAGTGCGGCTACGCTTGAGCAAATCCGGTTGTATACGGAGCAGCGTCTCAAAAGCGCAGTAAGCTCACATAAGCAGCTGAGTAGCAGGCCACATGAGGGCGGCCTTATGCTCAGAACCGCTATAACAGCTGTCTCAGCTGAAAACAAAGATATTCAGTTCTATGAAGTTCTGCCCGTTACGGCTGTCATAGCAGGGACAATGACAGTGACCGGAAAACGCTCTCAAAATACATTTTTGTTTATCGAAGCCGTATTGACAGATGTATCGACTAACAAGCCTGTTATCAAAGTTGTCAGAAAAGCCTATGGCAGCAAAGTATCAAACAGTGAGTCACAGATAACGCAGAATGATATAAAAAGTGCCATTGATATTATGGTTGCTGATATCGTGGATTTTCCGGGAAAATAA
- a CDS encoding ArsR/SmtB family transcription factor: protein MDLHTAANALRELGHPTRLSIYRELVRAGHDGLPVGELQKHLEIPASTLSHHLSALMSAGLISQERQSRTLFCRPCYAQLEQLMAFLTEECCAGGSDCSLSAAIPLKETPL, encoded by the coding sequence ATGGACTTACATACCGCAGCAAACGCACTTCGGGAGCTGGGCCACCCGACCCGTCTCAGCATATACCGGGAGCTGGTCAGGGCGGGTCATGACGGCCTGCCGGTTGGCGAACTACAGAAGCACCTTGAGATTCCTGCCTCCACGCTCAGCCATCATCTTTCTGCGCTGATGTCTGCTGGCCTCATAAGTCAGGAACGGCAGAGCCGAACCCTGTTCTGCAGGCCCTGTTATGCTCAGCTTGAGCAGCTGATGGCTTTTCTGACCGAAGAGTGCTGCGCCGGCGGCAGCGACTGCAGCCTGTCTGCCGCGATCCCCCTTAAAGAGACGCCATTGTGA
- a CDS encoding DUF3302 domain-containing protein: MFLNYFALGVLIFVFLIIFYGIIILHDIPYLIAKSRNHPHADAIHVAGWVSLFTLHVIWPFLWIWATLYRPERGWGMQKQNASLELRIVELEKNLTTLVRAPGVTTLWIY, encoded by the coding sequence ATGTTTCTTAACTACTTTGCGCTGGGCGTGCTTATATTCGTTTTTCTCATTATTTTCTATGGGATTATTATCCTTCATGACATTCCTTACCTTATCGCAAAATCCCGTAATCATCCGCATGCTGATGCTATTCATGTGGCTGGCTGGGTAAGTTTGTTTACTCTCCATGTGATATGGCCATTCTTGTGGATATGGGCCACTCTTTACCGGCCGGAACGAGGATGGGGAATGCAAAAACAGAATGCGTCACTGGAGCTGCGCATAGTGGAGCTGGAAAAAAACTTAACAACATTAGTCCGCGCCCCGGGAGTAACAACGCTATGGATTTACTGA
- a CDS encoding DUF2971 domain-containing protein, whose protein sequence is MANLYKFMGADIADRIMLDEKHIGIKFSYLEDYNDPYEFFLTIDFNRGSDELAFYNEMISMVIKQPATCFTKSPVIPPMWAHYAGNSSGFVIEINEEKLKKHIEETGFGENTGIEDVDYKDSPDEGIEPTLARAFHICKPRYIYFLQAYIRHAAYLTKQCYWEYEQERRVIIDEQALIKPEDWLMLLPVPISCITAIIVGHKAKADLKEKIKALSKKQSVVILKWL, encoded by the coding sequence ATGGCAAATTTATATAAATTTATGGGCGCTGATATCGCTGACAGAATAATGCTTGATGAAAAGCATATAGGTATCAAATTTTCTTATTTAGAAGACTATAATGATCCATATGAGTTCTTTTTAACAATTGACTTTAATCGCGGATCAGATGAGTTAGCCTTTTATAATGAAATGATTAGCATGGTAATAAAGCAGCCAGCAACGTGTTTCACTAAAAGTCCTGTAATTCCTCCTATGTGGGCTCATTATGCTGGAAATTCATCTGGGTTTGTTATAGAAATAAATGAAGAGAAGTTAAAAAAACATATTGAAGAAACTGGTTTTGGAGAAAATACAGGGATAGAAGATGTGGATTACAAGGACTCTCCTGATGAAGGCATTGAGCCTACCCTCGCGAGGGCTTTTCATATTTGCAAACCACGCTACATTTATTTCCTTCAGGCTTATATAAGGCATGCAGCTTATCTTACAAAACAGTGTTATTGGGAATATGAACAAGAGAGGCGAGTAATTATTGACGAGCAAGCCCTAATCAAGCCTGAAGACTGGCTTATGCTGCTTCCAGTGCCAATAAGTTGCATAACGGCAATAATTGTTGGGCATAAAGCAAAAGCAGATTTAAAAGAGAAGATCAAAGCACTTTCAAAAAAGCAAAGTGTCGTTATTTTGAAATGGTTATAG
- the arsH gene encoding arsenical resistance protein ArsH: MNNVNDALNNIDLTLLDAPLTEEKLKAAEVPHPPRILMLYGSLRERSYSRLTTEEAARLLTAMGAEVKIFNPSGLPLPDDAPETHPKVAELRELVLWSEGMVWCSPERHGAMTGIMKAQIDWIPLTSGAVRPSQGKTLAVMQVSGGSQSFNAVNQMRILGRWMRMITIPNQSSVAKAWAEFDEDGRMKPSPYYDRIVDVMEELMKFTLLTRGRSNYLTDRYSERKESAAQLSERVNQRSI, encoded by the coding sequence GTGAATAACGTGAATGATGCCCTGAACAATATCGATCTGACGCTCCTGGATGCGCCCCTTACGGAAGAGAAGCTGAAGGCCGCAGAAGTGCCGCACCCGCCCCGCATCCTGATGCTCTACGGCTCGCTGCGGGAACGCTCTTACAGCCGGCTCACCACGGAAGAGGCTGCCCGGTTGCTGACGGCTATGGGCGCGGAGGTGAAAATATTTAATCCGTCCGGCCTGCCGCTGCCGGATGATGCACCTGAGACGCACCCGAAGGTTGCAGAGCTGCGCGAACTGGTGCTCTGGTCAGAAGGCATGGTCTGGTGCTCACCGGAGCGTCACGGTGCCATGACCGGCATCATGAAGGCGCAGATTGACTGGATACCGCTGACGTCCGGTGCGGTCCGCCCGTCACAGGGAAAAACCCTCGCGGTCATGCAGGTCAGCGGCGGATCGCAGTCGTTCAACGCCGTAAACCAGATGCGCATTCTCGGGCGCTGGATGCGAATGATCACCATCCCGAACCAGTCATCCGTGGCAAAAGCCTGGGCCGAGTTTGATGAGGACGGTCGCATGAAACCATCACCGTATTACGACCGCATCGTGGACGTCATGGAGGAACTGATGAAGTTCACCCTGCTGACGCGCGGGCGAAGCAACTACCTGACCGACCGCTACAGTGAAAGAAAAGAGAGTGCCGCTCAGCTCTCAGAGCGGGTCAATCAGCGCAGCATATAA
- a CDS encoding HlyD family secretion protein: MDLLIILTYVAFAWAVFKIFRIPVNKWTVPTAALGGVFLIGALILLMNYNHPYTSLAQKAVIAIPVTPQVTGVVSDVTQKQDIRIKKGEILFRLERTRYQARVERIQADLMTAIHNVHVLKGQMDEAIANTSHVSAERDRLFKEYQRYLMGSQAKVNPFSERDIDNARQDFLAQDALVKSSVAEQAQIKSQLDSVVNGEQSQVVSLRAQLSEALYNLEQTVVRAPSNGYVTQVLIRPGSYAAALPLRPVMIFIPEQKRQIIAQFRQNSLLRLKAGDEAEVVFNALPGRIFSGRLTRILPVVPGGAYQAQGTLQSLSVVSGSDGVLAIIELDPDSEVDALPDGIFAQVAVYSDHFAHVSVMRKVLLRMTSWLHYLYLDH; this comes from the coding sequence ATGGATTTACTGATTATTCTTACTTATGTCGCGTTTGCCTGGGCCGTATTTAAAATATTCAGGATTCCGGTAAATAAATGGACGGTGCCAACCGCAGCGCTGGGCGGAGTTTTCCTTATTGGTGCCCTGATTTTGCTGATGAACTATAACCATCCCTACACTTCCCTGGCGCAAAAGGCTGTAATAGCCATTCCTGTTACACCTCAGGTAACAGGCGTTGTCAGCGATGTCACCCAAAAACAAGATATCCGCATAAAAAAAGGAGAAATACTTTTCCGGCTGGAAAGAACGCGCTATCAGGCTCGGGTGGAAAGAATCCAGGCTGATTTAATGACGGCCATACATAATGTGCATGTTCTGAAAGGGCAGATGGATGAAGCCATTGCCAATACGTCTCACGTTTCAGCAGAGCGGGATCGTCTCTTCAAGGAGTACCAGCGTTATCTTATGGGAAGTCAAGCCAAGGTAAATCCCTTCTCCGAAAGAGACATTGATAATGCACGACAAGACTTTTTGGCTCAGGATGCTCTGGTCAAGAGTTCTGTGGCTGAACAGGCACAGATAAAAAGCCAGTTAGACAGCGTAGTAAACGGGGAGCAGTCCCAGGTTGTCAGTCTCAGGGCGCAGCTCTCTGAAGCCTTGTACAATCTTGAACAAACAGTTGTCCGCGCTCCAAGCAACGGCTACGTTACCCAGGTCCTTATCCGCCCGGGCTCCTACGCGGCAGCGCTGCCCCTGCGGCCAGTCATGATATTTATTCCTGAGCAAAAACGGCAGATAATTGCCCAGTTCCGTCAGAACTCTCTGCTGCGTCTCAAGGCGGGTGATGAGGCAGAAGTCGTTTTTAATGCTTTGCCGGGTCGGATATTTTCCGGCAGGTTAACCAGAATTCTGCCTGTGGTCCCGGGCGGAGCCTATCAGGCACAGGGAACCCTGCAGTCACTGAGCGTCGTTTCCGGTTCTGATGGCGTGCTGGCAATTATCGAACTGGATCCGGACAGTGAAGTTGATGCTTTACCAGACGGTATATTTGCACAGGTAGCAGTTTACTCAGACCACTTTGCACACGTTTCTGTCATGCGCAAGGTTCTTCTGCGAATGACCAGCTGGTTACATTACCTGTACCTGGACCATTAA
- a CDS encoding molecular chaperone, translating to MANPKSAMFERISQLSKNAPLHEAGSSASAEQPPVAAEAVRPAEPEKQVENEPPGPRRKAKAVRRAKNVQIPEDLWDAYDSLKERNVTSLLMTPYILEAFREKLARDGAFDSKKD from the coding sequence ATGGCGAATCCTAAATCAGCAATGTTCGAACGCATTTCACAGCTCTCAAAAAACGCACCTTTGCATGAAGCAGGTAGTTCTGCATCGGCTGAACAACCGCCTGTCGCGGCCGAAGCCGTCAGGCCTGCAGAACCTGAGAAGCAGGTTGAAAACGAACCGCCCGGTCCACGCCGGAAAGCGAAAGCTGTGCGTAGGGCTAAAAATGTTCAGATTCCGGAGGACCTATGGGACGCTTACGACTCCCTTAAAGAGCGTAACGTCACATCTCTGCTGATGACGCCTTACATTCTTGAGGCATTTCGCGAAAAGCTGGCGCGCGATGGCGCTTTTGATAGCAAGAAAGACTGA
- a CDS encoding recombinase family protein has protein sequence MSRVFAYCRVSTLEQNTENQRREIEAAGFAIRPQRLIEEYISGSVAAGERPGFMRLLDRMENGDVLIVTKLDRLGRNAMDIRKTVELLATSEIRVHCLALGGVDLTSPAGKMTMQVISAVAEFERDLLLERTHAGIARAKASGKRFGRPPVLSEEQKRVVTERLKAGISTSAIAREFNTTRQTILRVKAGKQQS, from the coding sequence ATGTCACGAGTTTTTGCCTATTGCCGGGTGTCCACACTTGAGCAGAACACTGAAAACCAGCGCAGAGAAATCGAGGCAGCAGGTTTTGCCATCAGACCGCAGCGTTTAATCGAGGAATATATCAGCGGATCAGTCGCCGCCGGAGAGCGTCCTGGATTTATGCGGCTGCTTGATAGAATGGAAAATGGTGACGTCCTCATCGTTACAAAGCTGGACCGCCTGGGACGTAACGCTATGGATATCAGGAAAACGGTTGAACTGCTCGCCACATCAGAAATTCGCGTTCACTGTCTGGCGTTAGGCGGTGTGGATCTCACCAGTCCGGCCGGAAAAATGACCATGCAGGTTATTTCTGCCGTCGCTGAGTTCGAACGAGACTTACTGCTTGAGCGCACCCATGCAGGTATTGCCCGGGCTAAAGCTTCAGGTAAACGTTTTGGTCGTCCGCCTGTCCTGAGCGAGGAACAAAAACGTGTAGTTACAGAACGTCTAAAAGCCGGGATAAGTACCAGCGCCATTGCGCGTGAATTTAATACCACCCGGCAAACCATACTCAGGGTAAAAGCAGGAAAGCAACAATCCTGA